TTTGATTTCCAGTATCGTTACACATAAAATACGATATTATCTTTATCAATATGTTGTTATTATAATTTGGACAAATATACGGTCATGCGTCTTCGCTAGGCAACGTGGACCACGGCGTCATATCCATTGGGTAACTTCCCAGCACCCTCAGGAATGACGTGTACTCTTGTACCTCCGCTAGCGCGTTTTGCGCACGCGCCTCCGCCATCGACGCCTCGAAATCGACGTAGAATGTGTACTCGAAGTGTTTCTTTGTTCCCACGCTTCCGTCGTCGACGACTCTGAGCGGGCAGTTGTGGTGCGGCCGCGATTCGATTTTCGTCAGACTGATGTTCCGAAACGCAAACGCGGAGAGCACTTTGAAGAGGACGCTGGTTCCCTGGTGCTCCTGAGCGGCGAAGACGATGCTGGTTTTGAAGGGACGATCCGTGCGAGGGATGATCGGATCACGCGCGAGCATCAGGAAGCGCGTGACGTTCCCCGCGTCGTCTTGGATCCCGTCGGCGAGAATCTGGAGCCCGTAGAGCTCCGCTGCTCTCGCGCTGGCCACGGCCGCCATGTCGTGGAGGTTGTTCGATGCGATGTACTCCGCCGCCGCGGCCGTGTCATGAAACGCCTCGATCGCGGCTCTGGGAGTGAGTTTGTTGAGCGATCCTTCGGTTTGAGCCAGAGCCTGGGGATGCGAAATCACGCGCGTGATGCAGTCTGGACGGACTCCGGGGAGAGCGAGGAGGCAGTGGTGGACCGGGATCTGAACCTCGCCGACGATGTGGAGACGGTGACGGAGGAGGAGATCGTAGTTTCTATGAATCGAACCTCCGAGAGAATTCTCCACCGGGAGGACGGCACGATCGGCGATCCAGAGCTCCACCGCCTGAAACGCGACGTCGAATTGGTCACACGGAATAGCTTCAGAGTTAGGGTAAGCTTTTCCGGCGGCAGCTTCGGAGTACGCGCCGGGAACTCCCTGGTACGCTACGCGGAGGGTGGATCCATGAGACGGCGCCGGCGAGAGATCTGTATTCGTCAACGGTTGAACCAATCCAGGCTTTCCGTTCTTCGTGTCTGACGGAACGAGGCTGAGATTAACGGAGCCGTTACTGTGTCCGTTAACGGCGGCTACTTGATCAGCTAAACCAGTGATTGAGCTGGAGTTCTCAGCGGAAGCTACTTTGCTGGCTAAGATAGCGCATGAGCTCTGCCAATCAGCTCGGCTCGAGCCAATACCATTAGGGAAGCTAAACGATTCAGACTTGTAACTACAAAGAACAGACACGCGCTTTCCATTTAGGTGACAATAACGCGCGTTTTTAGCCGTTAGATTCGTTTGGATTAGGGATTTGAGATCACACGAGAACGCAGGCGAAACAGTTTGCATGATTTGAGTGGGGAAAATAAAATGCTACTGCTTTTATTGTTGATAAGAAAGAACAAATAAAATGACTGCGTATTTGAAGTGGGTACAAGCTTGGAGTTCTATTGTTGATAAGAGAACTTGCAAGCTGAGAGGCAGAGGTGGGAGACGGAGGAGATTATATAGTAAGTGGGAGAGTAGGAGATGGATTTTTCCAAAAGAAAGTCTTAACGTGTCTTTCAGGGCTATTCCGTCAGATCCTCCACCTACCACATTCATTTGTTTTTCCTCCACtatttgtttatattataaaattttatgagtTAATTAGATGTGTAAATATGTCTTTCATTTTTGTTAGGAAAGTATGGTGAGTAACCACCCGGTACGTGTTAACCAGTGGCGGCCTCCAACTAATGGTTGCTGCTAACTATGAGTAAAGATCATTCATAATGGGTTACACACGTACATACGTGCTAGTTTTATACTGGTGGTTAATGCTAATGTCTTTCTagattttgttatgtttttcaagtttccttTTTAGTTGAATTTTTATCCTTAACAAGATTACTATCGTGTATTAGAGCACCATTATCCCTAGAGACTCATTagaatctcttaaacacttgtttaataataaactagtggtattccggcgctacgcgccgggttcgtatGTTTTATTCTGTAATGAGTTGTTTTTGACATTTTTATTCTCTAGtgggttcaaaattttttttgattcgTTTAATTGTGGTTAATGATTGTAATGTTTTTATTCAAATCTTCTTACCGAATATTAGTTGAAATCACATTGGcttttgataaataatctagCATAATTTAACTtccatattttttaagtatGAACCGGGAAAAGGTATAAgcatattttactaaataattttataatagttttaatttatattttacctAAGCTCGAACTGAAATTCACTTAACCCCTAagttgcacggaagcttcatcaGACAATCACTTCTCGCTTCGGAATCATAATCGAAACCTTATGGAAACTTACGAAATCGCGCTTCCAAAATGCTTCAAAAATATCCTATTCGAAAACACtttggaagcttacgattccaTGTTGGAATCACGCTTTCATTCAAAAACACACAAAGCTataatttaatagaaaatacaaataatattttcatataagatttaaaatttaatactaatgaaacagagagaatgtaaatatacaaatattaaaactaatattataaattatctttatgcattgaaGTTTTTATTagagatataacatatatattcaaatatattgtgtcaattatttatgaaatattaaaatagttaatataataacttttttaaaattaatttatgtgtttttttgctgtttaaatatgaaatcatttaaaattattataaatgaatgattttttttatttttagtttcaatcatataattttagttataaatcttataaaatgtacttatattttaatatatatatatatactcttccAAGACATATCCGTTTCCGTTTCCGTGTACCCGCTTTTTTTTCATGTAACATAGCTTAACCCTAAAACACACTGGCTCCcgatatatataaacaaatataacatatgTTTGGTACAAACCTAAATTATTCTTAAATTAATCATTCATATTTATTATTCTAAAACCATTATCTATGTACATTTATTGACATTTTTTACATAATCTATACATAACAAAAATCTTTTGAATTTGAACTTtacttttctttatatgtaGCTTTCAATGGCGATGAGGCTTACAaactttataaaatactaaGGATTAAGTTTCCAGTTAGAATTTTCACTATTTAactataaaacattaaaataaaaattaagtacTCTACCATGTTtgaattgtcatatttttatagTTAGATTCTCAACACAAaatgtaattgttttttttcgaTGGAAAAGTGAATCATAGTGAAAATAGTTTCCCAACATGTGATTGTATTAGAACGCATATTATTGGTTGGAtttctaatcttttatttttagattatttactctgtatattttaaaacacattaacaaaatacatataatgTTGTATcgaataaaatcaattttttaatagttttcaaCACGTAGTAGGCAGATTTGTTTTCTACACTTGCCTAAAGATTGgaattaaactttttttattacgCATTTATACTTTTCTAATTTTCTCGTTTTTACGACAAAATAAGAATATCAAtcgtcgacaaaaaaaaaatcaatcaaccTTGATCCGTGTTCATTATCTATTGACTGAACTTTTACGCTACGTGTAAACTTATGTGTTTACTTAACAGCATAATCTAATACAACATCAAGAAAAGGGTTGTTCAACGCAAAACTTGACAATTACTGAAGTAAGactataatttttacaaaaaggTTTATAGGACAATGACCATCTTTTCTCATTTCTGTAAGTAGTCCAGAAGCACATCCAGAAACCATGTCGAGATAAGACTCAACGTCATTGGCACATTGATAAGAACAGCAGAACCGTATTGGTCCATCCTTGAACCAGCAGCTGCTTTCACTCTCCCTCTTGTCCAGCGTCTGTGAATAAGAGAAAACACGAAATCGACATTAACTTCCTCTTGGGATATTTAAACTAACATAACGTAATAAGATACTTGCGTTCTACTGTGTATCAGAATATCAGttaaatgaacaaaaatataACGCTTGAAGGTTCCCGGTTATTATGATTGGTCTTATTTCATTCAAACAACATTGTAAACCAAACTTGAGTATAAAAATCAAAGGTTTGACGAAGAAACAACAAAGTAATCTTACAGGGACTctagaagaagaatcagaaaaCTCAAGGGCAATCGATTTGGTAGACCGCATGAGAGGAGGAACATTGCAACTGGGAGGGTGGTTTGaatttcaatcaaacaacaaaCTATTTCCAGATTTAATGGTAGCagatataacataatataactcaCCATGGAGTTGACCTCTGAGACCCACAATTTGCTTTGAATGAATGGAACTTGAACTTGTCTTAACCCAATTACCACAGTGTTCGCTTCAAGCTCAGACAAGACTGAGTTGTGAGTGAAATCTTTCAAGCAGCTTTGCCTTTGACCGGTCAAAAGCTTTGATCTTATATGGAATCTGGTTTCTTTGTCCTGCATCATATAAAATCTTTTATTATAAAGTGCATAAAATGCAGTAAGCAAAGTGTAACCAAACCAAGAAAATCTGAAGATATCTTGGTTATGCCATGCCTCCCAGAAGATGTTGAATGCGACCATGCGATCCACTGGAAAGTGATTTTATTGGGCCAAGTCTTCACTTCCTACACTGACACTTGATTTGTCAATGATTATCCGTACTTTGTATTGTTCATAAACTCATCTTTTGTTCTCTGCACACAACTCTTCTGCTTGTTTCTTGCTAAACCGCCTTCAGCTGCAATCGATATCATCATCACCGAGTTGGTTCCTTTCATGTTCAACCTAATACCTCCAAATATGAAATAGAATAGTATGTACCCGAAACGGACGCCTTTGAGATCCCTTGCCCCTCCTGCTAAGGCTGTGTGTGTGTTGTTTCTATTTATCGTTCAGTGGCTTGATTTGATTGATGTAGGTAAATTTCACCACCAAAAACAGGTGTGCTGGTCCTCAGAAAACCCTGGGACAGTGTTTGACAACATGTCAGTTTCTCGACTGTTAGGACGGTTTAATGTGGTAGAAGAAGGGGCGACGTAATCATGAACGAAACCAAATGAGTTATGACAAGGACACTTGATAGCCGGAGCTGATTTAAAAGGTGTCCTTCAGCCATCTCTTTTAACTTCCTAGTTTCATTGAAACAACCAGTAAGTTGCATACATCATTGTTTTTCTTACACACACTTAAATACCAGAGATGACAAATTTACCTGAGCggtgatttatttaataatttatttcgaTGTCTTGCATCTCGCTAGAAATTTCCAGCGTCTCTTTTAGTTGTTTGGTTGTTATTTTCAGTTCTGCATCTTGAAGATGTGTCTTACGTCCAAGATTTTGAACCTGTCAAAATGAGTTATCAAAGGAGTCAATTTAGAGAAACAATAAATGATTCCCTTCTAAATTAAATTGCTGAGAGAGCTTTTAAATTTAGGGGGCATGATCTCACCTACTGTTTGCTCCACCTACACACAAATGTAAAGCAAAAGATTTGAATATAGATTTCGCCATTCTGGATACTATCGATTTCTCTGAAAAATTGGTTTGCCTGATTTGGGTGAAAGAgaaaatcaaagaagaagaggGAGGTCGAGCTTCAAGTCGTTACCTCCGCCATTAATGAGACCGAATTAATAAGACGGAGTGGGAGGGCAGGTGAGTGTAGTCTAATGATTGGATTTATGGTGAAGTTAAAGGAGGTACAAACGTTGCAACAAAATTTATCTGAAACCATTGCCATAGCTGAGCATCAAAGATGATGAAGTTTAGAAAACCCTAAGACAAATGTCGGGCCGAGTTTATGTAATAACATGGCctaaccaaataaaacaaaagtaacATACACGGCctatataattttgatttacgaaaacaaaattaagtttCAGGGGTTGACATGTGTCAATAAAAGCCCCATGCTGTTTGTTGAGGTGGAGGGCTGAGGTGAGAGAGAAGtctgttttattattatagatatgtATTAAGAGCTTTATTTAAGAGACCCTTCAAATTTTGTCCTCCATTGCAAGTTTTTTAAAtggggtttttaaaaaaaaattattaaacattattttagaaaaaaataaaatttatttattaaataaaacataacaaaagacaacatattaaacatagatttaaaaaaacaaagattagtaaaataaacgagaataatttgaaataaGCATCCgagctcagttgttgtcttcatcacgtctaaatttacgccatatatgttcaaccaaatcatctttcagttgttgatgcagttgtctatcacgaattctacTTCGATACATGCTCGcataatcttcccaattttgactttatcccaaaaaaatatcggatttttaacaatggtaAAATGAgtttgcaagactccaaaaacACGCTCgactaaaacttaaaaatagtgGTGATGGTACGTAAATGACTCATGTAGTTtacttctttataaagattGGTAGCCAAAGTTATAAGCTAAAGACAAATAGAGTAACAAGAGgaaactttattattttttctcttaGGCACATAATCAATATAGACCAGCGATGAGCAAAGGGCAGCCACACATACATCAGTACATAGACCAATCAGTACATAATTTCACAGAAACACATACATCAGTACATAaacagaaccaaaccaaacaaagaatatttgataataagCCCTTTAAGTAAAAAAAGAAGTCACTCttcaattaaaataacaaatcatAAGAGATGACCATGCAAGCCAATCTCTCTATTAGTTTCACTAGAATTTTCACATTCAAGTTTCTGTTTCTTTGAAAACCTTCAAGGATTCTTCATCTAGCGCAAGTGTAGCTTCTAGCGTTGGAAGCCAATCAGATTGCTGAAGCCAATGCCTAATCGAGAAACTCCCATGGCACTGCAAGAAGGGATACAAATTAATTAAACGGGGGAAACCTATGAAGTCATTTAGAGCAGATGTATATATGGAAGAAACCTACCCCGTGAACGAGGGTGAATGAGTAGGGATCATCTCGCAAGCTATTAGAGATATAACCGTGAACTTGCATTGAGTAAGAATGGTATAGAAGTCTACGACGAACTAGCTTTTTCAATACCTGCAAAGCAATACAACAAAAAGACTGAGCAGAGATACAAGAAGCTACAAAGTGATTGTGATTTAAAAGGAAACAACGAACTTCAATGGCTCTTCTTCCCCTTCTTTGAGCATGAGTCGTATTCAGTTTCCGAAGGACAACTCCTTGGTTAAATAAAGGGCTGTAAAATATGAAGCACCACACATAGATGAAGCCCgctaaaaatcattttatcttGAAATCTGGTAATACATTGAAGTAGAAACTGACCTATCTGGAATCTGAACTACAGCTTCAAACACAAGTTCATCGGCCTGTAAGAAGGTAAACTCAATTAGAAACATaagtataatataaaaagaaacaCGACCAATCAAATTGGTGATGTATATTTACCCGACCACCATGACCGATGCTAACACGATCAAGAATCTTAAAATCATTCCACTGTACTCAAATCACATCCACTCTCCTCCATACGAACAATCATTTCTCTAGCTCGAGAGAGATCTTTCAACTCACACAAGCAATGTACCACTCCTGAGTATATATACAAATCAGGACGAACACCCACATTGATCATCTCCTCAAACACCCCCATCACCAAACCGTAATGCCTACAATGAACTAAACCATGTAACAACGCGCTCAAGGTTCTCACTTGAGGCACTAAACTAACTTCCTTCATCATCCTAAACACCAAAACGCCATCTAAACCTTTCCTACTTCGTACATAATGCCGAATCAACaaatcaaaactcgagcttgaACTCGAACCAAGCTTACACTTCTCGTAACACGTGTAAAGCGGGTGAAAAGCCTCGATTGGATTTGACAAGAGCATGGATCAAGATGCAGAACGACGCCGTCGAGTGGTCGAATCCTCTGTGCAGGCCGAAGAAATTGAAGAACCTCAGACCCAGTTTGGGTTCGTCTAGGGTTCCGATCAGGATCTCTTCGACGTGGGTTGGTTTCAGTCTCCGAGAGACGAGGTCTCTGCTCAGCGCGATCTCCCCGCTACATTTCCGGGAGATTGAAGAGATTACACCGGAAAAGTCCTACTCCTgccatggcttcttcttctttcttccttcTTCGCGATAGAGAAAGCGAGAGTGAGGAAGCGTGTCCTAAAAGATACGGTCTCTTCTATTGCTTGATTAAGAGACGTAGCTTGAAGTAAttgctatttttctttttttttttaattctaaaaacACTAAGAGACAGGCTTAAAAGACCccgttaatgatgctcttagcATCAAACAACCATGTGGTAGAGATCCAGTGGTTTAAAGTTTACCTTTTTGGTTGAAGACAAGGATCGAGATTTATCGTACACATGGACCtctattttatgtttctctatTTGGGTATTGTAAGTGATTCGGTACTCAATGTATGGTACATATGAGTTTTGTATAATCtgattatgaatttttttttctagaaaaaaaatagtaCGAGGAAGCATTTAGCATAAGTAAGTTATGTTGCTATTCTATGCCATACaaactataaatatttcaaataatatgataaatctatttataaagGTTCGAAGATACTTTACCAAAAATGTTATATAGAAGATACAAACAATTAAACTATAaagcacttttttttttgaaacaaactaTAAAGCACTTAAATatccattttcatatataaactCACTAGCTGAATTCAATATATATGGGTTCGGTTAATATTTAGATATccttcatattattttaaaatatttttaggtttGAAATTTAGCTGGCTTCAAGATGATTAAGAGCTTGACTGGTTTTCCTGCTAcgacccgcaaacgcagcttttgcggtcgATAGCGGTTGATAgtgtttcgaaacaatcattcAAACCGCTTCAAATCGCTCCAAACCGCTCTGAACCtgttaaaatcaaaagctggttccaactagcgtttgcggttgcaggCGGTTGTGggtggaaaaataaatataaaattattttcaaaatattttaaaatagaaatattataaataaaaatatatacatattgtatatattaattaaacttcACAAACATtatcataattgtttttataaaaactttaaactatctatttattagaatttttaaacatttatatatacacatatataaagatatacacatatacacatatattaaacgaaataaaatattttttaaaaagttttaatataaatcttcaaaacaattttttttttaaattataactttcaactaatttaatttttttataaataaacataatatttttattaatcatattatattgataattattatattttattacaatagcatgtttttatatttttataatgttataatatgttaatatgggtaatttattattaaaccgcTACAATATCTTATAATCAATCAGTCACAAATATTTCGCAAACGCAACAATTTTCAAACGTTGTATCAGTCATACAAAACACTTAATAACGCTTGAAACcacaaccacccgcatccgcaaactcccgcatccgcaaccgcaaccgctgcgtttaaCCCAGTCAGACCCTAATATGAATTTTTGAAACTGAACTggtttacttaaaaaaaaaaaagaataatattagCATCAgatattcactacaagaaaacagggggattctgatggcggaaatcgtcggaaattcgtcggaatagaccgattctgacgaatttccgacgaacccgtccgtcggtatcgtttcgtcggaaaaaaaaaattcgtcggaatttcgtcagaacttccgacgactttctgacgaataccgagaaacgtcattctgacgaacttccgacgatattacgatgcggatacacgagaccagagttcatcggaaaaactacgtaccgacggagaacgtttCTCGGACAATTCCAACGTAGAGTGTTCCTCGgtgtattccgacgaactttaggcgtcggaatttaccgacggacaacggtcatcggaatataccgacgaacctcgttcgtcggtatatttcGACGGAAATGGggttcgtcggtaaattccgacggatatatgtccgtcggtatattccgacgaccactgtccgtcggtatatacccat
This genomic stretch from Brassica napus cultivar Da-Ae chromosome C9, Da-Ae, whole genome shotgun sequence harbors:
- the LOC106427864 gene encoding arogenate dehydratase 5, chloroplastic yields the protein MQTVSPAFSCDLKSLIQTNLTAKNARYCHLNGKRVSVLCSYKSESFSFPNGIGSSRADWQSSCAILASKVASAENSSSITGLADQVAAVNGHSNGSVNLSLVPSDTKNGKPGLVQPLTNTDLSPAPSHGSTLRVAYQGVPGAYSEAAAGKAYPNSEAIPCDQFDVAFQAVELWIADRAVLPVENSLGGSIHRNYDLLLRHRLHIVGEVQIPVHHCLLALPGVRPDCITRVISHPQALAQTEGSLNKLTPRAAIEAFHDTAAAAEYIASNNLHDMAAVASARAAELYGLQILADGIQDDAGNVTRFLMLARDPIIPRTDRPFKTSIVFAAQEHQGTSVLFKVLSAFAFRNISLTKIESRPHHNCPLRVVDDGSVGTKKHFEYTFYVDFEASMAEARAQNALAEVQEYTSFLRVLGSYPMDMTPWSTLPSEDA